In Desulfallas thermosapovorans DSM 6562, a single window of DNA contains:
- the argJ gene encoding bifunctional glutamate N-acetyltransferase/amino-acid acetyltransferase ArgJ, with product MAQTAFDEITGGVTAPQGFTAAGVVAGIKYDRKDVALVYSEREASAAGVFTTNIVKAAPVLLTMQHIKGGKARAVVANSGNANACVGPRGMEDARTMAAETAGLLGLPPGQVLVASTGVIGQPLPMDRVLPGIRRAAAELSREGGGDAALAIMTTDTVAKEAAVTVSLGGVNVTIGGMAKGSGMIHPNMATMLCFITTDAAIEPAWLQKALAAAVERTFNMITVDGDTSTNDMVLVLANGAAGNPVIDSENADYAAFAGALEALCRKLAVAIAADGEGATRLLEVRVLGASTERDARLVARAVAASSLVKAAVFGKDANWGRVICAAGYSGASFNPDKVDIYVGDVQVAEKGGGLPFSEEEATRVLSGDRVVFTIDLHDGDGDATAWGCDLTYDYVRINGSYRT from the coding sequence ATGGCGCAAACAGCCTTTGATGAAATCACCGGCGGGGTCACCGCCCCGCAGGGTTTTACCGCCGCCGGAGTGGTGGCGGGGATCAAGTATGATAGAAAAGATGTGGCGCTGGTTTACTCGGAGCGGGAGGCTTCGGCCGCCGGGGTCTTTACCACAAACATAGTGAAGGCCGCCCCCGTTCTTTTAACCATGCAGCATATCAAGGGCGGCAAAGCCCGGGCCGTGGTGGCCAACAGCGGCAATGCCAACGCTTGTGTGGGCCCCCGGGGAATGGAGGATGCCCGGACCATGGCGGCCGAGACGGCGGGGCTTTTGGGCCTGCCGCCCGGGCAGGTGCTGGTGGCCTCCACCGGGGTAATCGGCCAGCCTCTGCCCATGGACAGGGTGCTGCCCGGTATCCGGCGCGCGGCGGCGGAGTTGAGCCGGGAGGGCGGCGGGGATGCCGCCCTGGCCATCATGACCACCGATACCGTGGCCAAGGAGGCGGCGGTGACGGTGTCACTGGGCGGTGTCAATGTTACCATTGGCGGCATGGCCAAGGGCTCGGGGATGATCCACCCCAACATGGCCACCATGCTGTGCTTTATCACCACCGACGCCGCCATTGAGCCCGCCTGGCTGCAAAAAGCACTGGCTGCGGCGGTGGAGCGGACCTTTAACATGATCACCGTGGATGGTGATACCAGCACCAACGACATGGTGCTGGTCCTGGCCAACGGCGCGGCGGGCAATCCGGTCATTGACAGTGAGAACGCTGATTACGCGGCCTTTGCCGGGGCACTGGAAGCATTGTGCCGCAAGCTGGCCGTGGCCATAGCTGCGGACGGCGAGGGGGCCACCCGGTTACTGGAGGTGCGGGTGCTGGGTGCTTCCACGGAGCGGGATGCCCGGCTGGTGGCCCGGGCGGTGGCCGCCTCCAGCCTGGTCAAGGCGGCGGTGTTCGGCAAGGATGCCAACTGGGGCCGGGTAATTTGTGCCGCCGGGTATTCCGGCGCCAGTTTCAACCCGGATAAAGTGGATATTTATGTGGGAGATGTACAGGTGGCCGAAAAGGGCGGGGGACTGCCCTTCAGCGAGGAGGAGGCCACCAGGGTGCTGTCCGGCGACCGGGTGGTGTTCACCATTGACTTGCATGATGGTGATGGCGACGCCACCGCCTGGGGCTGTGACCTTACCTACGATTACGTGCGCATTAACGGTAGTTACCGTACTTAA
- the argB gene encoding acetylglutamate kinase: MISPMEKAGILVEALPYIKKFYGKTVVIKYGGHAMVNCELKKAVLTDAVLMKYVGMHPVIVHGGGPEITGMLKRLGIESNFVGGLRVTDAETMEIAQMVLVGKINKDIVGMINDIGGHAVGLSGKDGNLLVAGKKMGRVRNADGTEETVDIGLVGEVRQVNPGIVNTVIREGYIPVVAPVAVGEGGHSYNVNADSAAGALAVALKADKLVILTDVEGILADRNDKSSLISTITRQQVPGLVERGIIDGGMIPKVECCISALQGGVGTTHILDGRVPHSVLLEIFTDRGVGTMVTN, from the coding sequence TTGATCAGCCCAATGGAAAAGGCGGGCATTTTGGTGGAAGCCCTGCCTTACATAAAGAAGTTTTATGGTAAAACAGTGGTTATCAAATATGGCGGCCATGCCATGGTTAATTGTGAGTTAAAAAAAGCGGTTTTGACAGATGCAGTGCTGATGAAATACGTGGGTATGCATCCCGTTATTGTCCACGGTGGCGGGCCGGAAATTACCGGTATGCTGAAAAGGCTGGGCATAGAAAGTAATTTTGTGGGGGGGCTTCGGGTTACCGATGCCGAAACCATGGAAATTGCCCAGATGGTGCTGGTGGGTAAAATCAACAAAGACATCGTGGGTATGATCAATGATATCGGCGGGCATGCGGTGGGCCTGTCCGGCAAGGATGGCAACCTGCTGGTGGCCGGTAAAAAAATGGGCCGGGTGCGCAATGCCGACGGCACCGAGGAAACCGTGGATATCGGTTTGGTGGGCGAGGTGCGCCAGGTCAACCCCGGTATTGTGAACACGGTGATAAGGGAAGGCTATATTCCCGTGGTAGCCCCGGTGGCTGTGGGCGAAGGCGGCCACAGCTATAATGTCAACGCGGACAGTGCGGCCGGAGCGCTGGCGGTGGCCCTTAAAGCGGATAAGCTGGTTATTCTTACCGATGTGGAAGGGATACTGGCCGACCGCAACGACAAATCCTCCCTCATATCCACCATAACCAGGCAGCAGGTACCCGGGCTGGTGGAGCGGGGCATTATAGACGGCGGAATGATTCCCAAAGTGGAATGCTGTATATCGGCACTCCAGGGAGGGGTGGGCACCACCCACATTTTGGACGGCCGGGTGCCGCACTCCGTGCTGCTGGAGATATTCACCGACCGGGGTGTGGGCACCATGGTGACCAATTGA